From a single Verrucomicrobiota bacterium genomic region:
- a CDS encoding Gfo/Idh/MocA family oxidoreductase, whose translation MQTPFQISRRRFFSTCAAVSAATGLPRWFIEQDLAAAPAPRRLSPNDRPGIAVVGCGGMGRADAKNASRFGEILAICDVDREHAEAAAKPFAVDGKKPALYEDFRKALERDDIHIVVQATPDHWHTLVNLGGALAKKDVYGEKPLTLTIDEGKRLVRAVRRNGVVFQTGTQQRSDKKFRLACELVRNGRLGRLKEVHVFVPAGIRAGPFVQQTPPAHFNYDFWLGQAPQAPYFKERCHSTFRWWWDYAGGPVTDWGAHHNDIALWAIGQDGPLSIEARVTTPSLPSGYTTPTEFEATLGWAHGVTQMVRTTPDDTPFGGIIKPDGQRNGLRFVGTDGWIWVNRSDLRASRDEIIETPLPSTAARLEISQDHMANFFECVRSRKTPIASVEAGHRSAVVGHLIVIALRSGRKLQWDPGKERFVGEGAKESNVWMARAMRKPYDYTFVGASMKG comes from the coding sequence ATGCAAACGCCCTTTCAGATTTCGCGCCGTCGATTTTTCTCCACCTGCGCCGCGGTTTCGGCGGCGACCGGGCTGCCTCGCTGGTTTATTGAGCAGGACCTGGCGGCGGCCCCCGCTCCACGCCGACTCTCACCCAACGACCGTCCAGGCATTGCCGTGGTGGGGTGTGGAGGCATGGGGCGGGCGGACGCCAAGAACGCGAGTCGTTTCGGCGAAATCCTCGCGATTTGTGATGTGGACCGCGAGCACGCGGAAGCGGCGGCGAAACCGTTCGCGGTCGATGGGAAGAAACCCGCCCTCTACGAGGATTTCCGGAAGGCGTTGGAGCGCGACGACATTCATATCGTGGTGCAGGCCACCCCCGATCATTGGCACACCCTGGTCAATTTGGGCGGCGCACTTGCCAAGAAAGATGTTTATGGAGAAAAGCCCCTGACCTTGACCATCGACGAAGGAAAGCGGCTGGTCCGTGCCGTTCGACGAAACGGCGTGGTCTTTCAAACCGGCACTCAACAGCGGAGCGACAAGAAGTTCCGGCTCGCTTGCGAGTTGGTCAGGAATGGCCGACTGGGCAGGTTGAAGGAGGTTCATGTCTTTGTCCCCGCCGGAATTCGCGCGGGTCCCTTTGTTCAGCAGACCCCGCCGGCCCATTTCAATTACGACTTTTGGCTGGGGCAGGCTCCGCAGGCCCCTTACTTCAAAGAACGCTGCCATAGCACCTTTCGCTGGTGGTGGGATTACGCGGGTGGACCCGTCACGGATTGGGGCGCGCATCACAATGACATTGCGCTCTGGGCGATTGGTCAGGACGGTCCGCTCAGCATCGAAGCGCGCGTGACGACTCCGTCCCTGCCGTCGGGCTACACCACTCCGACGGAATTCGAAGCCACCTTGGGCTGGGCCCATGGGGTTACTCAAATGGTGAGGACGACGCCTGATGACACGCCTTTTGGCGGCATCATCAAGCCCGATGGACAGCGCAACGGTCTGAGATTCGTCGGCACCGACGGTTGGATTTGGGTGAATCGTTCGGATTTACGAGCGAGCCGGGACGAGATCATCGAGACCCCGTTGCCGAGCACGGCGGCTCGGCTGGAAATCAGCCAGGATCACATGGCCAATTTCTTCGAGTGCGTTCGCTCTCGCAAGACACCGATTGCATCGGTCGAGGCGGGACATCGGTCGGCGGTGGTCGGACACTTGATCGTCATCGCTTTGCGTTCAGGACGGAAACTGCAGTGGGATCCCGGCAAGGAACGGTTTGTGGGCGAGGGCGCCAAGGAATCCAACGTGTGGATGGCGCGCGCGATGCGAAAACCTTACGATTACACCTTCGTGGGGGCGTCGATGAAAGGCTGA
- the dgoD gene encoding galactonate dehydratase translates to MAAGLAAISQPTGQAQTRSQSAPPKDPYAGGPRITQGQPPRLKTKLRITKLETFLVKPRWLFLKIHTDAGIVGLGEPITEGRARTCAMAVEEASHYLIGKDPRNVIHHWQAIYRHAFYRGGPILTSALSGIEQALWDIKGKFMGVPVYELLGGPTRDRVRVYAHAGSPQSLKTRKAEGFTAFKTGIKNSTRSGIVTHPRFIEEASQAFGELREAGGKDVDIGIDFHGAISPQNAKLLIKALEPMQPMFIEEPVQCQNVDAMADIARGTHLPIATGERIFTKWGFREILEKQAASILQPDLCHAGGIFEGRLIAGMAEAYYAAIAPHNPLGPISLACGLQLAASVPNFLCQEQVSLGEGYLKKPFKIEKGFVEIPEGPGLGIELDDNQIEGKLNHDWRNPETYDPADGSVVDW, encoded by the coding sequence ATGGCGGCGGGACTCGCCGCGATAAGCCAACCCACAGGCCAGGCCCAAACTCGGTCTCAGTCCGCCCCCCCGAAGGATCCCTATGCCGGAGGGCCAAGGATCACCCAAGGCCAGCCTCCGCGGCTCAAAACGAAATTGAGGATTACCAAGCTCGAAACGTTTCTGGTCAAGCCGCGCTGGCTCTTCCTGAAGATCCACACCGACGCCGGCATCGTGGGGCTGGGCGAGCCCATCACGGAAGGGCGAGCGCGCACCTGCGCGATGGCCGTGGAGGAAGCCTCGCACTACTTGATCGGCAAGGATCCCCGCAACGTCATTCACCACTGGCAGGCAATTTACCGGCATGCCTTCTATCGCGGCGGCCCCATCCTTACGAGCGCGCTCAGCGGCATCGAACAGGCCCTTTGGGATATCAAAGGGAAATTCATGGGGGTGCCGGTTTACGAACTCCTGGGTGGCCCCACGCGGGACCGAGTCCGTGTTTATGCCCATGCCGGCAGCCCGCAATCGTTGAAAACGCGGAAGGCCGAGGGGTTCACCGCCTTCAAAACCGGGATCAAAAACTCGACCCGCTCGGGCATCGTCACCCACCCGCGCTTCATCGAGGAAGCTTCCCAGGCATTCGGCGAATTGCGCGAGGCGGGAGGGAAGGATGTGGACATCGGGATCGACTTCCATGGCGCCATCAGCCCGCAGAATGCCAAGCTCCTCATCAAGGCCCTGGAACCGATGCAGCCGATGTTTATCGAGGAACCCGTGCAATGCCAAAATGTCGATGCCATGGCCGACATCGCCCGCGGAACTCACCTCCCGATCGCCACCGGAGAGCGCATTTTCACGAAATGGGGATTCCGCGAAATCTTGGAGAAACAAGCGGCGTCCATCTTGCAGCCCGATCTCTGCCACGCCGGGGGGATCTTCGAAGGCCGCCTGATCGCCGGCATGGCGGAGGCCTACTACGCCGCCATCGCACCCCATAATCCCCTGGGCCCCATCTCCCTTGCCTGCGGACTTCAACTGGCCGCATCCGTCCCCAATTTCCTTTGCCAGGAGCAGGTTTCGCTCGGCGAAGGCTACCTGAAGAAACCCTTCAAGATTGAAAAAGGGTTCGTCGAAATCCCCGAAGGACCCGGCCTAGGCATCGAACTCGACGACAACCAAATTGAGGGCAAACTCAACCACGACTGGCGCAATCCGGAAACCTACGACCCTGCGGACGGCTCCGTCGTGGATTGGTGA
- the thiS gene encoding sulfur carrier protein ThiS, whose amino-acid sequence METTEGWVIANGQRKQVNLPCTLHDFLVQQALLPRSVVVELNGEPVSPSEFAQRPLGSGDRMEIVRIVAGG is encoded by the coding sequence ATGGAAACCACGGAAGGCTGGGTCATCGCCAACGGGCAGCGCAAACAGGTGAACCTGCCCTGCACTCTGCACGATTTTCTGGTGCAGCAGGCACTGCTTCCGCGCAGCGTGGTGGTGGAGCTCAATGGCGAGCCCGTCTCTCCTTCTGAATTCGCTCAACGCCCATTGGGGTCCGGGGATCGGATGGAAATCGTGAGAATTGTGGCCGGAGGATGA
- a CDS encoding pyridoxal phosphate-dependent aminotransferase, producing MSRVQTPVIPVVADLIRRHPGTISLGQGVVYYGPPPEAEAAMREGLLAPDIHKYKPVTGMPALVDAWAAKLRHENGLETGKRSRLVVTAGGNLAFYNAILAVADEGDEVILPLPYYFNHEMAIVMAHARPVLAPTGPDYHLLPDRLRALVTPKTRAIVTVSPNNPTGAVYREEELRAVNELCREKGLFHIHDEAYEYFAWDGMKVVSPGGFEGAEDHTISLYSLSKAYGFASWRIGFMTMPADLLEPVRKIQDTLLICAPAVSQLAALGALRAGRAYCEARSQMIAGNRSLLRQKLRRLEGKLEFNEPEGAFYVMVRLPGTRSSMACVERLVEQAGVAVIPGSAFGLEKECALRVAYGALETREAGEAFDRLVNGLERLLGEN from the coding sequence ATGAGCCGCGTGCAGACACCGGTCATTCCGGTGGTGGCGGATCTGATTCGGCGTCATCCTGGCACCATTTCACTTGGGCAAGGCGTGGTTTACTACGGGCCTCCGCCTGAAGCGGAAGCGGCGATGCGGGAGGGGTTGCTCGCTCCAGACATCCATAAATACAAACCGGTGACGGGCATGCCCGCGTTGGTGGACGCGTGGGCGGCCAAATTGCGCCATGAAAACGGCCTTGAAACCGGGAAACGGAGCCGGTTGGTGGTGACCGCGGGAGGAAACCTTGCGTTTTACAACGCCATTCTGGCGGTGGCGGACGAGGGCGATGAAGTCATCCTTCCACTTCCTTACTACTTCAACCACGAGATGGCTATTGTCATGGCCCATGCGCGTCCGGTGCTCGCGCCCACGGGACCGGATTATCACTTGCTGCCGGATCGCCTGCGAGCTCTGGTCACTCCGAAGACGCGGGCCATCGTGACCGTTTCCCCGAACAATCCCACGGGTGCGGTGTACCGCGAGGAGGAATTGCGTGCGGTGAATGAACTCTGTCGGGAGAAGGGGTTGTTCCATATCCACGACGAGGCCTACGAGTATTTCGCCTGGGATGGCATGAAGGTGGTTTCCCCGGGGGGATTCGAAGGGGCAGAGGATCACACGATTTCGCTCTATTCCCTTTCCAAAGCGTATGGCTTCGCGAGTTGGCGCATTGGATTCATGACCATGCCCGCGGATCTGCTTGAACCTGTGCGAAAGATTCAGGATACCCTGCTCATTTGCGCGCCGGCGGTGTCGCAGTTGGCCGCCCTCGGGGCGCTGCGGGCGGGACGAGCGTACTGCGAGGCGCGTTCACAGATGATTGCCGGGAATCGATCGCTTTTACGGCAGAAGCTGCGGCGGCTGGAGGGGAAGCTGGAATTCAACGAACCCGAAGGGGCATTTTATGTGATGGTCCGGCTTCCTGGCACCCGTTCCTCCATGGCTTGCGTGGAGCGGCTCGTCGAGCAGGCGGGGGTGGCGGTGATTCCGGGAAGCGCGTTCGGACTGGAGAAAGAGTGCGCGCTCAGAGTGGCTTACGGCGCGCTCGAAACAAGGGAAGCGGGCGAAGCTTTCGACCGGCTCGTGAATGGTCTTGAACGTTTGCTGGGCGAAAACTGA